A portion of the Shewanella sp. SNU WT4 genome contains these proteins:
- a CDS encoding M66 family metalloprotease: MFKTRFSPLALVIASALVPLAAQAEVTMQQAAEQTFSVIKAMKQRGEANDGVIVDGNKRFIVYNDYRFELHDDNYPKFPFPYGGEEALAPYYAAFPFLNDKWDIVMNNNYGFYFIHDDFGSMSSDTQGCFVEYFPEPSFSEDKIMRFEKTECISAPMITDFALSGIFDIGATATWQGHVEGNHYQLSLSSPSTKTQMFNATAPEFYLGNLSPNTDYQLALEACNTTGCVAVEPITLTTKTSQAGFHDGIRHLNHLDGEIAAHVSLMQSHSLTAPFGNDELNAPDVVINRAAMLLVTPELNDINQLWVEVYFEGELIAREIMQSPANQPKTDQYAVDGRPMVIFDHDVWSLPLQWNWMTPGLSLKFIDNHGRSSELAQHSITFGGAPELVIQNIDMGMLTKPRGRNTMANNTAEHASDYFQKIPVSKLVMGQYAPAHFETVTMPNGKVYTERSDTDGGWHSGDMREAIGKALISTGINNANVGITTSGGYSQAYNRRFNQLTAHTNVGVYTHPDNGSNKTVVHGGSGGGGILTLEATTGNEWSHEVGHNFGRSHYPSMASVHDMQSGWGWDQVFNRFIGNIDWRGAPAISSAGGETSLPYLETFRFLHDAQAGGEKQKIGLVSNFTLEHPTQARRTQAWLNSGFNQTPDGNYHYATWDQAQQTYVEANTTAPAPVKTGIPVTTLVGIYDPLGVNPSQIYPVLYGNYGNVFDLAPATDFEAPALSPGWHQYQSLSAEHLAMSTWKTIVDNGSHQRLCQFAFTTTNNTTVNLVGHVEPNSNTCHASDDMRWNLGGTWQQMESSAGDYSLLFPYGKGQITYSPTPEIGEVNLCQLTDINNPSHNGAGFVQEGSCVQIAGIKHSNNRDWKYAVRSAEQANYIHTSVCRLDVTTRQGQSISYDLASTRLHANQSNKFHINLPQQELSNVTLSCQDAEGVTILDSLTPSITTGIEDLPQAVIIGQEHGYQVLDSAIGQGWFDHTQAMDLDNLSKRDRNVLATMRVRDQQLPLCRFDLAINGKVETVHGFVEQLVTNDYRCTGGDDISLVQAGKEQRLESPINQFQWLSLWNPEHTGERVPAKNSNENLCSVKIDSFYGAGFINAGNQCVQIKGIKWSNGNDWVFTNNHSQYNYR; this comes from the coding sequence ATGTTTAAAACTCGTTTTTCCCCTCTCGCCTTAGTGATAGCTAGTGCATTGGTGCCGTTAGCGGCGCAGGCCGAAGTCACTATGCAGCAAGCTGCCGAACAAACGTTTAGCGTCATTAAAGCCATGAAACAGCGCGGTGAAGCTAATGATGGCGTGATTGTTGATGGTAACAAACGCTTTATTGTCTATAACGACTATCGTTTTGAACTGCATGATGATAATTACCCTAAATTTCCTTTCCCTTATGGCGGCGAAGAAGCCCTAGCCCCTTATTATGCCGCGTTCCCATTTTTAAATGATAAATGGGACATAGTGATGAATAATAACTACGGTTTTTATTTCATTCATGATGATTTTGGCAGCATGAGTAGCGACACTCAGGGTTGTTTTGTCGAATATTTTCCAGAACCCAGTTTCAGCGAAGATAAGATAATGCGCTTTGAAAAGACTGAGTGTATCAGCGCGCCTATGATTACTGACTTTGCCCTGTCTGGCATATTTGATATTGGTGCCACTGCCACTTGGCAAGGCCATGTGGAAGGTAATCACTATCAGCTGAGTTTAAGTTCACCGTCAACTAAAACGCAAATGTTTAACGCCACCGCCCCTGAGTTCTACCTAGGTAATCTGTCACCAAACACTGATTATCAATTAGCCCTGGAAGCTTGTAATACCACAGGGTGTGTAGCCGTAGAACCGATTACACTCACCACCAAAACCAGTCAAGCGGGTTTTCATGATGGTATTCGCCACTTAAATCACCTTGATGGTGAAATTGCCGCCCATGTGTCCTTGATGCAAAGTCACAGCTTAACCGCCCCCTTTGGCAATGATGAGTTAAATGCGCCGGATGTCGTGATCAACCGTGCTGCCATGCTGCTAGTGACGCCAGAGCTTAACGACATTAACCAGTTATGGGTTGAGGTGTATTTTGAAGGCGAGCTTATCGCGCGCGAAATCATGCAGTCGCCCGCCAATCAGCCCAAAACTGACCAATACGCCGTTGACGGTCGGCCAATGGTCATTTTTGACCATGATGTCTGGAGCTTGCCGCTTCAATGGAATTGGATGACCCCAGGCTTATCCCTTAAGTTTATCGATAATCATGGCCGCAGTTCAGAATTGGCGCAGCACAGTATTACCTTTGGCGGCGCGCCTGAGTTAGTCATCCAAAACATCGACATGGGCATGTTAACTAAGCCACGTGGCCGCAATACCATGGCTAACAATACTGCTGAACATGCCAGTGATTATTTTCAAAAAATCCCAGTATCTAAATTAGTGATGGGCCAATATGCCCCTGCCCATTTTGAAACTGTCACTATGCCTAATGGCAAAGTGTACACTGAACGCAGTGACACTGATGGTGGCTGGCATAGCGGTGATATGCGCGAAGCCATTGGTAAAGCGTTAATTTCAACGGGTATTAATAATGCTAACGTCGGCATTACTACCTCAGGGGGGTATTCACAGGCCTACAATCGCCGTTTTAACCAACTGACAGCGCACACTAATGTCGGCGTTTACACCCATCCAGACAATGGCTCAAACAAAACCGTAGTGCATGGCGGTAGCGGTGGTGGTGGCATTTTAACCTTGGAAGCAACCACAGGTAATGAATGGTCTCATGAAGTGGGACATAACTTTGGCAGAAGCCACTATCCGAGCATGGCCTCAGTGCATGATATGCAAAGCGGTTGGGGCTGGGATCAGGTATTTAACCGCTTTATCGGCAATATCGATTGGCGCGGTGCGCCAGCGATATCAAGTGCGGGCGGCGAAACCTCATTACCATATTTAGAGACATTCCGCTTTTTGCATGACGCCCAAGCCGGTGGTGAAAAGCAAAAAATTGGTTTAGTCAGTAACTTTACCCTTGAACACCCAACTCAAGCACGCCGCACGCAAGCTTGGTTAAATAGTGGCTTTAACCAAACACCTGACGGCAATTATCACTATGCCACATGGGATCAAGCGCAACAAACCTATGTAGAAGCCAACACTACAGCACCAGCACCAGTAAAAACCGGCATACCTGTGACAACCTTAGTGGGTATTTACGATCCTTTAGGTGTAAACCCAAGTCAAATTTATCCCGTGCTTTACGGTAACTACGGCAATGTATTTGATTTAGCGCCAGCCACCGACTTTGAAGCGCCAGCACTGAGCCCAGGTTGGCATCAATACCAAAGCTTAAGCGCTGAGCATTTAGCGATGTCAACGTGGAAAACCATAGTCGACAACGGCAGTCATCAACGTTTATGCCAATTTGCTTTTACTACCACCAACAACACTACAGTCAACTTAGTCGGTCATGTCGAGCCTAACAGCAACACTTGCCACGCCAGTGATGACATGCGTTGGAACTTAGGCGGAACTTGGCAGCAAATGGAATCGAGCGCAGGTGATTATTCACTGCTGTTCCCTTATGGCAAAGGGCAAATTACTTACAGCCCAACCCCTGAGATAGGTGAAGTGAATCTGTGTCAACTGACTGACATTAATAACCCAAGCCATAATGGTGCCGGCTTCGTGCAAGAGGGAAGCTGCGTGCAAATTGCAGGGATAAAGCACAGCAATAACCGAGACTGGAAATATGCGGTGAGGTCTGCTGAACAAGCCAACTACATTCACACTAGTGTCTGTCGTCTTGATGTCACCACTCGCCAAGGTCAGTCAATTTCTTATGACTTAGCATCTACGCGCTTACACGCTAACCAAAGCAATAAGTTCCACATCAACTTGCCGCAGCAAGAACTCAGCAACGTGACGCTAAGCTGCCAAGACGCTGAGGGTGTCACCATCCTAGATAGCTTAACGCCGTCAATAACCACAGGGATTGAAGACTTACCACAAGCTGTGATCATCGGCCAAGAGCATGGCTATCAAGTGCTGGACTCAGCCATAGGTCAAGGCTGGTTTGATCACACACAAGCCATGGACTTAGATAACTTATCTAAGCGCGATAGAAATGTGCTCGCCACCATGAGAGTGCGCGATCAACAACTGCCTTTATGCCGTTTTGATCTTGCCATTAATGGTAAAGTGGAAACTGTGCACGGTTTTGTCGAGCAATTAGTCACAAACGATTACCGTTGTACTGGCGGCGATGACATTAGCCTAGTGCAAGCAGGCAAAGAACAGCGGCTTGAGTCGCCGATTAACCAGTTCCAGTGGTTATCATTGTGGAACCCTGAGCATACTGGTGAGCGCGTACCTGCCAAAAACAGTAATGAAAATCTATGCAGCGTCAAAATTGACAGTTTTTACGGTGCAGGCTTTATCAATGCTGGTAATCAATGCGTGCAAATAAAAGGCATTAAGTGGTCAAACGGCAACGACTGGGTATTTACCAATAACCATAGTCAATACAATTACAGGTAA
- a CDS encoding LTA synthase family protein, translated as MQQSRIVFPKTRLQKRLALWRPWLYMVLYTLALYSLIQVGLASSFDVGVWPGVWVKDAIIQLVFAALLFVLCRNFLAWVIVYTSFTLVLQVSNALKLMILGSPIMPDDFSIVGNMFQLFNDWRYWALWAALLIPFGGLMVAIAWQRQRTWLLLALLVGAGFFYVNQSSSLQAWFDVHVGDRVWDQPGNYKDRGLLLHLTVEGSRVIARGQTKVTQEQVLAAKTSIFPAQALAPAASISDKRNVYVLLLESFWDPMALGNVGFNQDPFDPRFRDLWQATANSTVLAPVFGGYTANSEFEALCGFPVTQNAVFFEGWLRNEVPCLPRYLSDAGYQTIASHPNHAGFWNRVNAYNRVGFDKYWSINDFRQDDMNREFMSDVSLFNQVWDKTAANRDNGQATLNYIVTIFGHLDYPLNERRPVVISATGANEMAVKYANQMYYKTREIMDFIATVQAQDPQALIVMFGDHLPFLGPNYDGYTQTGVISANKADFSPEMFATSLRTPLIVIDGINGPQQWGEIALYELPRRILALLGDTQQNLLTVLKSPQAATVRPLAGISIVQPPAGDKMLCAQQSQTPECQVFNEWLEQALIISQDIFSGAQWSLAPTQKD; from the coding sequence ATGCAGCAATCAAGGATAGTTTTCCCGAAAACACGTTTACAGAAGCGCTTAGCGTTATGGCGACCATGGTTATATATGGTGCTATATACACTGGCCTTGTATAGCCTGATTCAAGTGGGGCTTGCGAGCAGTTTTGATGTCGGGGTTTGGCCTGGGGTTTGGGTTAAAGATGCCATTATTCAGCTGGTATTCGCGGCGCTATTATTTGTATTGTGCCGCAATTTTTTAGCTTGGGTCATAGTGTACACCAGCTTTACCTTAGTGCTGCAGGTCAGTAATGCGCTCAAGCTCATGATCTTAGGCAGCCCCATCATGCCTGATGACTTTAGTATCGTCGGCAATATGTTTCAGTTATTTAATGATTGGCGTTACTGGGCCTTATGGGCGGCGCTACTGATCCCATTTGGCGGCTTGATGGTCGCGATTGCTTGGCAGCGGCAGCGCACTTGGTTGCTACTGGCGTTATTGGTTGGGGCTGGATTTTTTTATGTTAATCAATCCAGTAGCTTACAAGCATGGTTTGATGTCCATGTGGGCGATAGGGTGTGGGATCAACCGGGTAACTATAAAGATCGCGGCTTGTTGCTGCATTTGACGGTAGAAGGCAGTCGCGTGATTGCGCGGGGTCAAACGAAAGTAACACAAGAGCAAGTGTTAGCCGCTAAAACCAGTATTTTCCCAGCGCAAGCCTTAGCTCCCGCCGCCAGCATTAGCGATAAGCGCAATGTTTATGTGTTATTGCTGGAATCCTTTTGGGATCCTATGGCGCTTGGCAACGTGGGCTTTAATCAAGACCCGTTTGACCCAAGGTTTCGCGATTTATGGCAAGCCACAGCCAATAGCACAGTGCTAGCGCCGGTATTTGGTGGTTATACGGCCAATAGTGAATTTGAAGCCTTATGCGGGTTTCCTGTCACCCAAAATGCGGTGTTTTTTGAGGGTTGGCTGCGCAATGAAGTGCCGTGCTTGCCGCGCTATTTATCCGATGCTGGCTATCAAACCATAGCTTCACACCCCAATCATGCGGGCTTTTGGAATCGGGTTAATGCTTATAATCGCGTAGGTTTTGATAAATACTGGTCGATTAATGATTTCCGCCAAGATGACATGAACCGCGAGTTTATGAGCGATGTGTCGTTATTTAATCAAGTGTGGGATAAAACGGCGGCTAATCGCGATAATGGCCAAGCGACGCTAAATTACATAGTCACTATTTTTGGACATTTGGATTATCCATTAAACGAGCGCCGCCCTGTGGTGATAAGCGCGACTGGCGCGAATGAGATGGCGGTGAAATATGCCAATCAAATGTACTACAAAACCCGTGAAATCATGGACTTTATTGCCACAGTGCAAGCGCAAGACCCACAAGCGTTAATCGTGATGTTTGGTGATCACTTACCGTTTCTTGGGCCTAATTACGACGGCTATACCCAAACTGGCGTCATTAGTGCTAATAAAGCGGATTTTAGCCCTGAGATGTTTGCCACGTCACTGCGCACGCCGTTAATTGTGATTGATGGTATTAATGGCCCGCAGCAATGGGGCGAGATTGCCTTGTATGAGTTGCCACGCCGGATTTTGGCCTTGCTCGGGGATACGCAGCAGAACTTGTTAACTGTGCTTAAATCGCCGCAAGCTGCCACTGTGCGCCCGCTCGCTGGGATCAGCATAGTGCAGCCGCCCGCCGGTGATAAAATGCTGTGCGCGCAGCAATCACAAACGCCTGAATGCCAAGTGTTTAATGAGTGGTTAGAGCAAGCACTGATTATTTCACAAGATATCTTTAGTGGCGCCCAGTGGAGCTTAGCGCCAACTCAGAAAGACTAG
- a CDS encoding IS110 family transposase, with protein sequence MSTIKVIGIDLGKSSFHLVAHDYSGREQFRKHLSRAKLIEFLAQTPATIIAMESCGGSHWLARKCQSFGHEVKLIPPQYVKPYVKTNKNDYIDADAIAEASTRPSMRFVGVKTETAQVISVIQRIRSSYVKERTACMSRIGAILLEFGMSFPKGHSKMKSLFQWLAYSKESIPQMLMQELIEHHEYYLQLNERIAGQDNKLKQLVEQNEDAQLLKSIPGVGNLTASQCLADISDVGHFKNGRQLAAWIGLVPHQYSTGGKTTLLGISKRGNKALRTLFIHGARSILSRPEVAVAVFGEWILELRARKPFNVAVVALANKLVRIAWSVLSTKQAFEVRV encoded by the coding sequence ATGTCTACTATTAAAGTAATTGGGATCGATTTAGGCAAATCTTCTTTTCATCTTGTTGCTCATGACTATAGCGGTCGAGAGCAATTTCGAAAGCATTTATCTCGCGCAAAACTTATTGAGTTTTTAGCTCAAACACCCGCAACAATCATAGCCATGGAGTCATGTGGTGGCTCACATTGGCTCGCTCGAAAGTGCCAGTCTTTTGGGCACGAAGTTAAACTCATTCCTCCGCAGTACGTTAAACCTTACGTTAAAACTAATAAAAATGATTACATCGATGCTGATGCAATAGCGGAAGCATCAACACGCCCATCGATGCGCTTTGTTGGTGTTAAAACTGAAACTGCTCAGGTTATCTCAGTGATCCAACGTATTCGTTCTAGTTACGTAAAAGAGCGTACCGCGTGCATGTCCCGTATTGGAGCTATCTTGCTTGAATTTGGTATGAGCTTCCCTAAAGGGCATAGCAAGATGAAGAGCCTATTTCAATGGCTTGCTTATAGTAAAGAATCTATTCCTCAGATGTTAATGCAGGAGTTGATTGAGCATCACGAATACTATTTACAGCTTAATGAGCGTATTGCAGGTCAAGATAACAAGCTGAAACAGCTTGTCGAGCAAAATGAAGATGCTCAACTGCTTAAATCTATCCCAGGTGTGGGAAATTTAACAGCGAGTCAGTGTTTAGCGGATATCTCCGATGTGGGTCACTTTAAAAATGGACGACAGTTAGCCGCCTGGATAGGGCTTGTCCCACATCAATACTCAACTGGCGGCAAAACCACGCTTTTGGGGATAAGTAAGCGCGGCAACAAAGCGTTGAGGACGTTATTCATCCATGGTGCACGGTCGATTTTATCAAGGCCAGAGGTTGCAGTCGCTGTTTTTGGTGAATGGATTTTGGAGTTAAGAGCCAGAAAGCCATTTAACGTAGCGGTTGTCGCTTTGGCGAATAAGTTAGTGCGGATAGCGTGGTCAGTGTTATCGACCAAGCAAGCATTTGAAGTAAGAGTTTAA
- a CDS encoding glycosyltransferase gives MSRAYIIYPLLIAGLSVLLWALLNQPDRLPPWPQTVQGFSFSPMQRNNDPTQGRFPTIEEIDSDLALLQGKTHAVRSYTVSGTQGQIAHLAKQYDLNVAVGAWIGPDLEKNKQEINELLTVFSSNQRNIVRVIVGNEALLRKDVSVNQLIQYLDKTRKALNVPISTAEPWHVWLANPKLAEHVDFIAVHILPYWENLDVDYSITFIQDKMNELQAAFPNKKIVISEVGWPSRGPTRGAAKASLANQARFLRNFLEVAERQGYTYYLMEAFDQPWKSSIEGQAGDFWGVYNADRTLKFPQLEPVVRIPEWRTLAGICVAISLILISILFRDSKGLHHRGRGFLTVISFAIATGTVWIVYDFTQRYMTIGTFITGCIITLSALGIGAVVLAEAHEWAEAQWLKKYRRTPKRMLPNEYHPKVSIHVPAYNEPPEMLKETLNALSRLDYQDYEVIVIDNNTKDPNVWQPVEQHCLTLGDKFKFFHVDPISGFKAGALNFALGHTAKDAEIIAVIDSDYQVAPEWLSELVPAFEDPNMAIVQAPQDYHDGDESLYKAMINAEYQGFFHIGMVTRNERNAIIQHGTMTMVRAQVLQDMRWSEWSITEDAELGLRILAAGYDATYVPRSYGQGVMPDTFIDYKKQRFRWAYGAVVIMREHLSTLLGMNDTKLSKGQRYHFLAGWLPWLADGINLFFNLAAIFWTVLIVLFPEHFATPEALLSVLPLSFFVFKLSKMFVLYRRRVGTNWRQSIASCIAGLALSHTIGRAMVAGFVTSKIGFFRTPKLAAKNRLLKALMDCREELLFAIAMLGGVYLITRGINTGSLTHNVSLIDLYMWRLVILVQSIPFIAAVVVSLISAMPGIPAKLIEPMRPINREEHIVKK, from the coding sequence GTGAGTCGCGCATACATTATTTACCCACTCTTAATCGCAGGTCTTAGCGTGCTACTTTGGGCGCTACTCAATCAGCCTGATCGCTTGCCACCTTGGCCACAAACGGTTCAAGGTTTTTCTTTTAGCCCCATGCAGCGCAACAATGACCCCACTCAAGGTCGCTTCCCAACCATTGAAGAAATCGATAGCGATTTAGCCTTATTGCAAGGTAAAACCCATGCGGTGCGTAGCTATACCGTCAGCGGTACTCAAGGTCAGATTGCCCACTTAGCTAAGCAATATGATCTTAACGTGGCGGTTGGCGCTTGGATTGGTCCAGATCTTGAAAAAAACAAGCAAGAAATTAATGAGCTACTTACCGTTTTCTCTAGCAATCAACGCAATATAGTGCGGGTGATAGTCGGTAACGAAGCCTTATTGCGTAAAGATGTCAGCGTTAATCAGTTAATTCAATATTTAGATAAAACCCGTAAGGCGCTCAATGTGCCCATTAGTACCGCCGAGCCTTGGCACGTATGGTTAGCTAACCCAAAACTTGCTGAGCATGTGGATTTTATTGCAGTGCACATACTGCCCTACTGGGAAAACTTGGATGTGGATTACTCCATTACTTTTATCCAAGATAAAATGAATGAACTGCAAGCCGCCTTCCCTAATAAAAAGATAGTGATCAGTGAAGTGGGTTGGCCCAGTCGCGGCCCTACACGTGGCGCCGCCAAGGCATCTCTTGCCAACCAAGCGCGCTTTTTACGTAACTTCTTAGAAGTGGCAGAGCGCCAAGGCTACACCTATTACCTAATGGAAGCCTTTGATCAGCCGTGGAAATCCAGCATTGAAGGTCAAGCAGGTGATTTTTGGGGCGTATACAATGCCGACCGCACCTTAAAATTCCCGCAATTAGAACCTGTAGTGAGAATTCCAGAGTGGCGCACTTTGGCAGGTATTTGTGTGGCTATCTCGCTCATTCTTATCAGTATCTTGTTCCGTGACAGTAAAGGTTTACACCACAGAGGCCGCGGCTTCTTAACTGTGATTAGTTTTGCCATAGCAACCGGCACAGTGTGGATCGTGTACGACTTTACCCAGCGCTATATGACCATAGGTACCTTTATTACTGGCTGTATTATTACCCTATCGGCCTTGGGGATTGGAGCCGTGGTGCTGGCCGAAGCTCATGAATGGGCCGAAGCGCAGTGGCTTAAAAAGTATCGGCGCACGCCCAAGCGCATGCTGCCAAATGAATATCACCCTAAAGTTTCTATTCATGTGCCAGCTTATAATGAGCCGCCAGAGATGCTCAAAGAGACACTTAACGCCTTAAGTCGCCTCGATTATCAAGACTATGAAGTGATAGTGATAGATAACAACACTAAAGATCCTAACGTCTGGCAACCCGTAGAGCAGCACTGCTTGACCTTAGGGGATAAGTTTAAATTCTTCCATGTTGACCCAATTTCGGGCTTTAAAGCGGGTGCCCTTAACTTTGCCTTAGGACACACGGCGAAAGATGCTGAAATCATTGCGGTTATCGACAGTGATTATCAAGTGGCGCCCGAATGGTTAAGTGAACTGGTGCCGGCCTTTGAAGATCCGAATATGGCCATAGTGCAAGCGCCGCAGGATTATCATGATGGCGATGAATCCTTGTATAAGGCCATGATCAACGCCGAATACCAAGGCTTCTTCCATATAGGTATGGTGACCCGTAACGAGCGTAATGCCATCATTCAACACGGCACTATGACTATGGTGCGAGCGCAAGTGTTGCAAGACATGCGCTGGAGCGAATGGTCAATTACTGAAGATGCCGAGCTTGGGCTGCGAATTTTAGCCGCAGGTTACGATGCCACTTATGTGCCGCGCAGCTATGGCCAAGGCGTCATGCCAGACACCTTTATCGACTATAAGAAACAGCGTTTTCGCTGGGCCTATGGCGCTGTGGTGATTATGCGCGAGCATTTATCCACCTTATTAGGTATGAATGATACCAAGTTAAGTAAGGGGCAGCGTTATCACTTCCTCGCGGGCTGGTTGCCGTGGTTAGCCGATGGCATTAACTTGTTCTTTAACCTTGCTGCGATTTTTTGGACCGTGTTAATAGTTTTGTTCCCTGAGCACTTTGCTACGCCAGAAGCCTTATTATCGGTATTGCCTCTGTCTTTCTTTGTGTTCAAACTCAGTAAGATGTTTGTGCTTTATCGCCGCCGTGTGGGCACTAATTGGCGTCAATCTATCGCCTCTTGTATTGCAGGCTTAGCGCTATCTCATACCATTGGCCGCGCTATGGTGGCAGGCTTTGTCACCAGTAAGATTGGCTTCTTTCGTACCCCAAAACTTGCGGCTAAAAACCGCTTGTTAAAGGCATTAATGGATTGCCGCGAAGAGTTACTGTTTGCCATTGCTATGCTCGGCGGCGTGTATCTGATCACTCGCGGTATAAATACTGGCAGCTTGACCCACAACGTCAGCTTAATTGACTTGTACATGTGGCGTTTGGTGATTTTAGTGCAAAGTATTCCGTTTATTGCGGCAGTGGTGGTGAGCTTAATTAGCGCTATGCCAGGCATTCCCGCTAAGTTAATTGAGCCGATGCGCCCGATTAATCGTGAAGAGCACATAGTCAAAAAATAA
- a CDS encoding TerC family protein yields MFEWIASPEAWIALGTLAALEIVLGIDNIIFLSILVGRLPEKQREFARRVGLFLAMFARLALLFSISWVMGLTETWFTVLDQAISGRDVILIGGGLFLLAKSTQEIHHSLEGEHEDPSAPKAVANSLFMVLIQIMILDIVFSLDSVITAVGLVNDIEIMAIAIIAAVLVMMFSAKSIGEFVDAHPSIKILALSFLIMVGAILIAEGFDVHVPKGYIYFAMAFSLVVEMINIKMRKKSQPVTLHKNTPE; encoded by the coding sequence ATGTTTGAATGGATTGCCAGTCCTGAAGCCTGGATTGCCCTTGGCACTTTAGCGGCATTGGAAATAGTATTAGGCATAGATAATATTATATTTTTATCAATTCTAGTGGGACGCTTACCGGAAAAACAACGAGAATTTGCCCGTCGGGTCGGTCTATTCTTGGCGATGTTTGCGCGTCTAGCACTGTTATTTTCGATTTCGTGGGTAATGGGATTAACCGAAACTTGGTTCACTGTCTTAGATCAGGCTATTTCAGGGCGCGATGTCATTCTAATTGGTGGTGGTTTATTCTTGCTGGCAAAATCCACCCAAGAAATTCATCACAGTTTAGAAGGCGAGCACGAAGATCCGTCTGCGCCGAAAGCGGTCGCCAATAGCTTATTTATGGTGCTAATTCAGATCATGATTTTAGACATAGTCTTCTCACTGGATTCTGTGATCACTGCGGTTGGACTCGTCAATGACATTGAAATCATGGCGATTGCGATTATTGCCGCGGTATTAGTAATGATGTTCTCAGCCAAATCCATTGGTGAATTTGTCGATGCTCATCCATCCATCAAGATTTTGGCGTTATCTTTCCTCATCATGGTTGGCGCAATACTGATTGCCGAAGGCTTTGATGTCCATGTACCAAAAGGTTATATCTACTTTGCCATGGCATTCTCGTTAGTGGTCGAAATGATCAATATCAAGATGCGTAAAAAGTCACAACCTGTGACTCTGCATAAAAACACGCCAGAGTAA
- a CDS encoding cytochrome c3 family protein, whose amino-acid sequence MKKLLTALVITLSLGSTAQAGELFQAKGKIFGRDNHSVIYDDKNACKTCHASGLKSTTDTACIECHGTIDTIKIDTDKLVNSHANPHQSVHYAEAISCLACHSEHQKKAPLCSECHRTWFTEM is encoded by the coding sequence ATGAAAAAGTTATTAACCGCACTCGTTATCACCTTGTCACTGGGAAGCACTGCGCAAGCGGGCGAACTATTCCAAGCTAAAGGCAAAATCTTTGGCCGTGACAATCACAGCGTTATCTATGACGATAAAAATGCTTGTAAGACTTGTCATGCATCAGGGCTTAAATCCACCACAGATACCGCTTGTATTGAATGCCATGGCACTATCGATACTATCAAGATAGATACTGATAAGTTAGTTAACAGCCACGCTAATCCACATCAGTCAGTGCATTATGCAGAAGCTATTAGCTGCCTTGCTTGTCACTCTGAACATCAAAAGAAAGCGCCATTGTGCAGCGAATGTCACCGCACGTGGTTTACTGAAATGTAA